From a single Porites lutea chromosome 10, jaPorLute2.1, whole genome shotgun sequence genomic region:
- the LOC140951074 gene encoding zinc finger protein 862-like: MFSYLPCVVSYFGELISFSAESGSLDSEISQSLTSAKEKPLPSSKSGESVADVVKPATSYARSETSIDFCDHDSVLKLFGPSEIVHSYYTCNKNNCFSLTEREQKKNSALKRDRFKHQWIRDGNLSFDSCTGMWWVIYEEESGDEKGGMFCLLCKKHNTANLKNNSKVYNLIPAQRLKTDALKDHSKSAQHAAAVQAEMLSRVSIFHKEVEEQVKSKDEVLQNAFMSVYWLAKEEMANKKFLSLLTLLQMLGLENMKHFRHRSAGSTIEIFLTLGRVLKQRVVEVLRKSKAFGLLVDEVTDISVMEQLIGFAQYVSDDGEAMVKFLFVDNVLEGSSSANAETITNCISNNLDKCELDVQKMMSLVSDGAKVMTGERTGVAARLKQINSKLINVHCVCHRLALACAGASDETKYITQVEGVLLQLWKFFAKSPKRTALLVKAQESWRRMKLSEKARSVVAKKVRKACRTRWLSTSNAVDGVYEDFVPIIQAINLADEKDGLATYLLSKMKSFKFIGTIYILKAVLPELAALSRVFQRGTVNFGHILPAITYTTDKLTKIAQDETPITQLQIDIQENGRLGTCEFKSNDHEIQVLRNLLKKYTQALKENIDSRFKDAMPVVCAFAIFNANAIPNRGTAEFSSYGSKEIGTLSNHYFPGDKEAQQQVKAEWEKLKYDLLLWKAQIPQELDNITPTEWSLKRLLSMRTEYGHFYPKLVWIAEIILSLPMSNAWPERGASAVKRVKSRLRSSMTNQMLEALLHISINGPLVSEAQELVKEAVEAWSNAKKRRKLPPSANPGGTSCGNSQGEVQTILVDSAVQTDIQVQEDEKVEEASVQAEVEAAVEAFKLGDHQESYDSDDSAFESEDEY, from the coding sequence ATGTTCAGTTACTTGCCTTGTGTTGTGTCTTACTTCGGCGAACTGATCTCTTTTTCGGCAGAAAGTGGTTCATTAGATAGTGAAATCAGTCAGTCACTTACCTCAGCGAAAGAAAAGCCCCTTCCATCTTCAAAGTCAGGTGAGAGTGTAGCAGATGTTGTAAAACCCGCTACATCCTACGCTAGAAGCGAGACAAGCATCGATTTCTGTGATCATGATTCTGTGTTGAAGCTGTTCGGGCCTTCGGAAATCGTCCACAGTTATTACacttgtaataaaaataattgtttcagCCTAACTGAAAgggagcagaaaaaaaattccgccCTAAAACGAGACCGTTTCAAGCACCAGTGGATAAGAGATGGTAACTTGTCATTTGATTCATGTACTGGCATGTGGTGGGTGATTTACGAGGAGGAATCAGGTGATGAGAAAGGGGggatgttttgtttgttgtgtaAGAAGCACAATACTGCAAAcctgaaaaacaacagcaaagtaTATAACCTCATACCTGCACAGCGCCTGAAAACAGATGCTCTAAAAGATCATTCAAAAAGTGCTCAGCATGCAGCAGCTGTTCAGGCAGAGATGCTCAGCCGAGTGTCAATTTTTCACAAAGAAGTCGAAGAACAAGTCAAGAGCAAAGATGAAGTCCTACAGAATGCATTTATGTCGGTATACTGGTTGGCTAAAGAAGAGATGGCCAACAAGAAGTTTCTATCACTTCTCACACTTCTCCAAATGCTTGGGCTTGAAAACATGAAGCATTTTCGTCATCGCTCCGCTGGGTCAACTATCGAGATTTTCTTGACTCTAGGCAGAGTACTGAAGCAGAGAGTGGTTGAGGTGCTTAGGAAATCAAAAGCATTTGGTCTATTAGTTGATGAGGTAACGGATATTTCGGTCATGGAACAGTTGATAGGTTTTGCTCAGTATGTCTCTGATGATGGAGAGGCTATGGTGAAATTCCTTTTCGTCGACAATGTTTTGGAGGGCTCCTCTTCCGCCAATGCTGAGACAATCACTAACTGCATTTCTAATAATCTGGACAAATGTGAACTTGACGTTCAGAAGATGATGAGCCTAGTAAGCGATGGCGCCAAAGTAATGACTGGCGAAAGAACAGGTGTGGCTGCCCGACTGAAGCAAATCAACAGCAAGCTAATTAATGTGCACTGTGTCTGTCACAGACTGGCCCTTGCTTGTGCTGGTGCGAGTGATGAGACAAAATACATCACACAAGTCGAAGGAGTCCTTTTGCAACTCTGGAAGTTTTTTGCTAAATCGCCTAAGCGGACTGCTCTTTTGGTGAAAGCACAAGAGTCGTGGCGCAGGATGAAGCTATCGGAAAAAGCAAGGTCTGTTGTGGCGAAAAAGGTGCGGAAAGCTTGCAGAACACGTTGGCTGTCAACAAGCAATGCTGTAGATGGAGTGTATGAAGACTTTGTTCCTATCATACAGGCTATAAATCTCGCAGATGAAAAAGATGGCTTGGCGACGTATCTGCTGTCCAAAATGAAGAGCTTTAAGTTTATTGGTACGATATATATTTTGAAGGCTGTCCTTCCAGAGCTTGCTGCATTAAGCAGAGTATTCCAGCGAGGTACCGTCAACTTTGGCCATATCCTACCAGCTATCACCTACACTACTGACAAGCTAACGAAGATAGCACAAGACGAAACCCCCATTACCCAACTTCAGATTGATATTCAGGAGAATGGACGGCTCGGTACCTGTGAGTTTAAAAGCAATGACCACGAGATACAAGTTCTTCGCAACCTTCTAAAGAAGTACACGCAAGCCCTCAAGGAGAACATTGATTCTCGTTTCAAGGATGCGATGCCAGTGGTCTGTGCATTTGCCATCTTTAATGCAAATGCCATTCCAAACCGTGGAACAGCAGAGTTTTCAAGCTATGGGTCAAAGGAAATCGGCACATTGTCAAACCACTACTTTCCAGGTGACAAGGAAGCTCAGCAGCAAGTGAAAGCAGAGTGGGAGAAGTTAAAATACGATCTTCTTTTGTGGAAAGCGCAGATTCCTCAGGAACTTGACAACATCACCCCAACTGAGTGGAGTCTGAAGAGGCTACTTTCCATGCGTACAGAATATGGCCACTTCTACCCTAAGCTTGTGTGGATTGCAGAAATCATTCTTTCTCTTCCTATGTCAAATGCATGGCCCGAGAGAGGGGCTAGTGCCGTTAAGAGGGTAAAGAGTCGACTCCGTAGCAGTATGACTAATCAGATGTTGGAGGCGCTGCTGCATATCTCCATCAACGGACCACTTGTCAGTGAAGCACAGGAACTTGTTAAAGAAGCTGTTGAGGCCTGGAGCAACgcaaagaaaagaaggaaactcCCTCCATCTGCAAATCCAGGTGGCACATCTTGTGGAAACTCGCAGGGTGAAGTTCAAACCATTCTTGTGGACTCTGCTGTCCAAACCGATATCCAGGTCCAGGAAGATGAAAAAGTTGAAGAAGCAAGTGTGCAAGCAGAGGTGGAAGCTGCTGTTGAAGCTTTTAAACTTGGAGACCACCAAGAAAGTTATGATTCGGATGATTCTGCTTTCGAAAGTGAAGATGAATACTAA